From the genome of Buchnera aphidicola (Drepanosiphum platanoidis):
TAAAAAAATTTCAATATTTTTAGGCAAACAAACATTAAGTTGGAAAATTACCAAAAAAAAATGAAAATATTATTCGTATATTTGTTTATGCCATTATGTATTTTTTCTTATTTTTTTTGGATAGAATCTTGTAAATTAGGTCATTTGATTATATAAATAATTAATATATTAAATAAAAATTTTTTTAAATATTAAAATATAAACTTAAAATATATTTTTATGAATGATAAAAATATATTTTAAACTTTATAAAAATATAAAAATTAAAATTTTTGACGTGAAAATTCAAATAGTCCAAATTTTGAAATTTTTCCTAATTTTATACGACTATAATCATTTTTAAAAAATTTTTTTATAGAAATTTCTAAAAATTTTTTACTAATTAAATATTTCATATTTATAAAATCAATTATAATTATTCCTCCTAAATTTCTTAATTTAATTTGTTGAGAAATTTTATATGCTGCTTCTAAATTTGTATATAAAGCTGTACTTTCAAAATTTTTTTTTGAAATACATTTACTAGAATTTACATCAATAACTATTATAGCTTCAGTTATATCAAAAAAAATGTTTCCTCCAGAAGGTAATATAACTTTTTTTGTAAAAATTGATTTAAATTCAGTATTTAAATCATAAAATTTTAATAAATTTATAGTATTATTAAATATTTTTATTTTCTCTAAGATATCCAATCGTTTTAAAAAAAGTAATTTTTTATGTAAAAAAATATATAACTCTTTATAATTTATAACTATTTTTTTAAAATTATTTTTTAAACAATATTGAAGGCATTCTTTAAAAATATTTTTTTTACAAGTATTTAACATAATATTGTTTTTTGTTAAATTTTTTATTTTTTTTTTTTTTTTTAATAAATTTAAAAAATCATTTTTTAATTCTTTAAAAGATCTATTAATAGAAGAAAATCTAACTATTAAAGACATTTTTTTAGGAATATTTAATTTTTTAATTATTTTTTTTAAAAAAAAAATATTTTTAAAATTAATTTTTTTAGAAAATTTTATTGTAGTAGTTAAATTTTTTGAATTTATTAACAATATCAAATAATTTCCTGATAAAGTAATTATATTTGTTAAAATAGCTTTTTTATTTAAATGTTCTTCTCTAATAATTTGAACAATAATTACAGAATTTTTTTTCAAAATTTTTTTATTTACATAAAAATATTTTTTATTATTTTTATTTATAATATTTTTATTAAAAATTTTAGAAAAAGGTAAAATTCCGCATTTTTTAAAACTATAATTCACAAAAATCACTTCTAAACCAAAATTAATGTTATCTACAGTTCCTTTATAAATATTATACTTTCTATGATTTTCATTTAATTTATTTATTTTTAAATTATTTATTATATTATTTTTTATCCATATAATTCGAACTTCTTTATTGTGATATATATCTATTAAAATTTTTTTCATAATTAAAAATTTTTTACATCAGTTTATTAATATTATTTTATTATAAAATTTAAAAAATTATTGCGAAAAAAAATTTATATTAAAAAATATACTTTAAAATTTTATTACTATATATTATAAAATATTATAAATTTTTTTATCATTTTAAATAAGGAAAAAATGAAAAAAACAAAAGTTTTAATAATAAAAATTGACTCTCTTGATGCTAATCAAAGAATAGACAATTTTTTATTTAAAACATATAAAAAAATTCCAAAAAGTAAAATATATAAAATCTTAAGAACTGGAGAAATAAGAGTTAATAAAAAAAGAATTAAACCAAGATATAAACTTAAAACCCAAGATTTAATTAGAATACCTCCTTTAAGGATTGTATTAAAAAAAAAAATAAAAATAAACATTAAAAATAAAAATCAAAAAAAAATTAAAAAAAGTGTTTTATATGAAGATAAATATATTTTAATTATTAATAAACCATCAGGAATTGCTGTTCATAGTGGAAGTGGAATAAAATATGGAATTATAGAAATTTTAAGATTTAAAAAATCTAAAAATGATTTTATTGAACTTGTTCATAGAATTGATAAAAATACGTCCGGAGTATTAATATTAGCAAAAAAAAAATCTATTTTAAAAATGTTACAACAACAATTTTTAATGAAAAAAATAAAAAAAAAATATTTAACAATAGTCCATGGCAATTGGCCTAAAAAAAAATGTTTTATTAATGAGCCTATACAAAGAAAAATATCTCAAAAAAATAAAAAATTAGTTTTTATTCATAAAGATGGAAAAACTTCTAAAACTTATTTTAAAATTATAAAAAAATTTAAAAATTTCACTTTACTTGCAGCTTATCCAATTACCGGAAGAACACATCAAATTAGAATTCACGCATCACATATTGGGCATCCAATTTTGTTTGATGATAGATATGGAAATAAAAAAATAGAAAATTTTATTAATAATAAAAAAATTAAAAAAAACATTTTGTTACATGCATATAAAATTAAATTTTATCACCCAAAAAATAAAAAAAAAATTACTATACGAGCTCCTTTAGAAAAAAAATTTTCAGATATATTAGATATAATACAAAAATTGAATTATAATAAAATAAAAATTTAAAAATTATTATTAATAATAATAAATTAAAAAATATATGTTAAATCTCTTTATTAAGGAAAATTATAAAATTATGGCTGTACAAAAAAGCAAACCTACTCGATCTAAAAGAGGAATGAGAAGATCTCATGATAGTATTAAAAATTCTACTTTAATATCTTTCGAAAAATTATCTAAAGAATATCATGTTAGACATCATATAACCAAAAAAGGTTTTTATCGGGGCAAAAAATATTTATTTTTAAAAAAAAATGATAAAAATTAATAAATTAACAAAAAAAAAAAAAAAAAAAATATCAATCATTTTTTCAGGTCAAGGAAATTATAGTTTTTCAAAAATTATTAAAATTTCTAAAAAATATTTAGAAGTTGTAAAAATTTTTAAAAAATCTTCAAAAATTTTAAAAAAAAATATTTGGAAAATTATATATAAAAAAAAAAAAAAATTTTTACAAAAAAATCAATATTTTCAAGTAATAAATTTAATTACTAATTTAGCTTTATATAAAATATGGAAAAAATATTATAAAAAAAAAAAATATTTTTATTCATTCATATTTTCAGGACATAGTTTAGGTCAATATTCAGCTTTAGTTGCATCAAAGTCTATAAAATTTGCTGATGCTTTAAAAATAGTTTTTTTCCGAGGAAAATTATTAAAAAAAAAAAAAGGTTTTATGATTGTAATATTTAATGAAAAAAAAATAAAAATAAAAAATTTATTAAATACAAATATATTAAAAAAATTAGTTTCAATTTCTAATATTAATTCAAAAAAACAAATAGTAATTGCAGGAAGTAAAAAAATAAAAAAAAAAATTATTTTTTTATTAAAAAAAAAAAATATAAAAAAATTTTTTCAACTTCCAATAAAACATCCATTTCATTGTATTTCTATGAAAAAATTTGCTAAAAATTTTTTTAATTTTATTAATAAATTTTCATTTTATAAACCTAAGCATTTTTATATAGATAGTAATTTAGTAAATTTTTTAACAAATCCAAAAGAAATTAAAAAAAAATTAGCAAAACAAATATATACACCTGTTTTATGGGAAAAAACTATTCAATTTATTTTAACTCAAAACATAGATGAAATATTAGAAATTGGTTTATATCCAATATTATCAAAATTTGATAAAAATAAAAAAATTAAATTTTTTAAAAAAATATTTAACTCTTTTAAAATATGAAAATAAAAAAAAAAAAAGTTGCAATAATTACAGGAGCTAATTCAGGAATAGGAAAATCAATTTTAAAAAAATTTATAAAAAAAAATATTTATGTTATTGGAATTTCAAGAACCAAACAAGGAAAAATAAAAATTAATAAAATTGTTAAAAATAATGGAAAAGGAATTGTATTAAATGTTACAAACATGTTTTTAATAAAAAAAATATTTAAAGAAATTTATAAAAAATTTAAAAAAATAGATATATTAATAAACAATGCTGGAATTATATCAGATAGTTTATTATTAAATATGAAAAAAAAAAATTGGATAAAAGTAATAAATACTAATTTAAACTCTATTTTTTATACTTCTAAAATAGCTATAAAATACATGTTAAAAAATAGATATGGAAGAATTGTTAATATTGGATCTATAATTGGGAATATAGGAAATACAGGACAAACAAATTATTCTGCTTCTAAATCTGCATTATCTGGATTTACAAAATCTTTAGCATTAGAAGTAGCAAAGAAAAATATTACAGTTAATATAGTATCTCCTGGATTTATAAAAACAAAAATCATAAAAAAAATAAATAATAAAATAAAAAAAAAAATTTTAAAAAAAATACCACTTGGAAAACTAGGAATTCCTAAAAATATTGCAAATTCAGTATTCTTTTTATGTAAAAAAAGTTCTAATTATATTACTGGTCATAATTTACATGTTAATGGAGGAATGTTAATGAAATAAACAAGGATTATTTTAAAATTAAAATTATTATAATCATATTAATTTTTAAAAAAATTAGGAAACAAGTTATGAAAAAATTTCGTATAAAAAAAACAGTAAAAAAAATAATAAAAAAATGTCTCAATACTAAAAAAAAAATTAAAAAAAAAAAATTAATTAGAAAAGATTTAAAAGCAGATTCTTTAGATTTAATAGAAATAATTATGAATGTAGAAGAAAAATTTAAAATTAATTTTTCTGATAAAGATTCTGAAAAAGTGACTTCTGTTCAATCTTTAATAAACATAATAAAAAAATATTATAAAAAATAATTTTTAAAATATTTATATTACTTTAAACATATTCATTTAAACTTTAAAAAAATAAAATGTTATAATTTATGAAAAAAGGCAAATTTATTGTTATTGAAGGAATTGATGGTTCAGGAAAAAATATGGCTTGTAAAATCTTAAAAAAATGTTTTAATAAATTTAGAATAAAAAAAAAAATTTTTGTTAGACAACCAGGAAGTACTAAAATATCTGAAAAAATTAGAAATATTTTAAAAAAAAATAATAAAAAAGAAAAATTAACTAAATATTCAGAATTATTATTATTATATGCTGCAAGATCACAATTATTAGAAAATATTATTAAACCAGCCTTAAAAAATGATTTTTGGGTAGTTTCAAATAGACATCAATTATCTTCTTTTGCTTATCAAAATGGAGGAAATAATATAAAAGAAAAATATTTAAAAATTTTAAATACATTAATAAAAGATAAAATATTACCAAATTTAACAATATATTTAGATATTACCCCAAAAATTGCTTTAAAAAGAATATTATTTCGAAAAAAAAAAATTGATAGAATAGAAAAAAAATCAAAAAAATTTTTTGATTCTGTAAGAAATAAATATTTAGAAAAAATAAATTTAGATAAAAAAAAAATATTTATTAATACAAATAATACTTTAAAAAATGTACAAAAAAATATTAAACATAAATTTGAAAAATGGCTTAAAAAATATCAAATATGAGTTCATATCCGTGGTTAGATAAAATTTATAAAATTATAATTCAAGATTATTATAAATTTAATAATTGTCGATCTATAATAATAAAATCTGCTAAAAATATAGGAGAAAATCAATTAATTTTTTCAATATGCAAAAAAATATTATGTTTAAATTCTTATAAATTTAATTTTTGTAACATATGTAAAAGTTGTTTATTAATAAAAAATAAAAATCATCCTGATTTACATATTTTAAAAAAAAAAAAAAGTTCAATAGGAATTGATAGAACTTTAAAATATATTCAAAAAATTATATTCACTCCAAAATGTAGTAATTTTAAAATATTATGGGTTCCTGAAATGAATTTTTTAACGGAATCTGCTATAAGTGTATTTTTAAAAATATTAGAAAATCCTCCTAAAAATACATGGTTTTTTTTTAATCAAAATTATTCTGATTTTATAAAATTAACTTTTAAAAGTAGATGTTTTACATATTATATATATCCTCCTAATACAAAAAATAGTATTGATTGGTTCAAAAAAAAAAAATTAAATAAAAAATATAATAAAGAATTTTTATTATCTTTAAAAATTTCAGAAAATTCCCCTATACAAGCAAAAAAATTTTTAAATAGCTCAAATTTTTATAAAAGAAAAAAATTTTTTAAAAAAATTTATTTGTCTATTCAAAAAAATAATTTTATAACATTAATTTCAGAATTTAAAAAAAATAAAAAAAAAAAAATATTTTGGTTATGTCTTATAATCTTAGATTCTATTAAATCAAAATTAAATAAAAAAATTAAATTAATAAATTTTGATCAATTAAGTTTAATAAAATTATTAAAAAAAAAATACTCAAAAAAAAAATTATTTTTATTTATAAAATATTTAAACAAAACACAATTTTATATTAAAAATATAAAAGGAATTGACAAAACTTTTACAATATTAACAATACTATCAATTTTAGAAAAATTATAAAAATAACAAAATTATAGGTTAAAAATGTTTCTAATAGATTCACATTGTCATTTAGATAAGTTAAATTATAAGAAAAATAATTCTAATCCAAAAAAAATATTAAAAATAGCTTATTTAAAAAAAGTTAAAATGATATTACTAGTATCGACTTCTTTAAAAAATTTTAAAAAAATTAAAAAAAAATTTAAAAAAAAATTTAATAATATTCTTTATTCTTGTGGAATTCATCCATTAAACATTAAAAATATAAAAGATTTTTATAAAATTAAAAAATTTTGTTCAAAAAAAATGGTATCTGCTATTGGAGAAACAGGATTAGATTATTATTATGGACAAAAAAGTAATATATTACAAAAAAAAATTTTTAGAAAACATATTAGATTAGGAATTAAATTAAACAAACCAATTATTGTGCATTCTAGAAGTGCCGAAAAAGATACTATAAAAATTTTACAACAAGAAAATTCTGAAATTTGTGGAGGAATTTTACATTCTTTTAATCAAAATCTAAACATGTTAAGAAATTTATTAAATTTAAATTTTTATATTTCTATATCTGGAATAATAACTTTTAAAAATTCTGAAAATTTAAGAAAAATTATTAAATTTATACCTTTAAACAAATTATTAATCGAAACAGATTCTCCATATTTAACTCCTGAACCTTATAGAGGAAAAGAAAACAATCCTTCACATATAAACGATATAATTACATTTATATCAAAAATTATAAAAATTAAAAAAAAAAAACTTAGTAAAATAATTAAAAAAAATTTTTTTAACTTATTTAAATTAAAAAAAATAAAAAAAACGTATTTTATTTAATTAATTTAAAAAATTTATATTAAATATAGTTTTTATATTTAAGAGATAACAAATGTTTAAAAATATGTTTGCAATATTGCAAAAAATTGGCAAATCTTTAATGTTACCTGTTTCCGTTTTGCCAATAGCAGGATTATTGTTAGGTATAGGATCTGCACATTTTGAAATTGTTCCAAAAATTGTATCAAGTGTAATGTTAGAATCTGGAAATTCAATATTTTCAAATATGCCTTTAATTTTTTCTATGGGAATTGCTTTAGGATTTACAAAAAATGATGGTGTAGCTGCATTATCTGCTGTTATATCATATAAAATTATGGAAAAAACAATTTTTATATTATTACCTTTAGTTTCGAATGAATTAGTGAATAATTCTCATTTATATAGTAATGATACAGGAATATTTGGAGGAATTATTGCTGGATCAATAGCAGCAATAATGTTTAATAATTTTTACAAAATTCAATTACCAGAATATTTAGGTTTTTTTTCAGGAAAAAGATTTATTCCTATAATTTCTGGTTTATGTGCTATCATTATTGGATATTTTTTATCTATAATTTGGCCATGTATTGGGAAAATAATTCAAAATTTTTCAGAATGGGCTGCTTATCAAAATCCAATGATAGCTTTTGGAATTTATGGAACAGTAGAAAGACTTTTAGTTCCTTTTGGTTTACATCATATATGGAATGTACCATTTCAAATGCAAATAGGAGAATATAAAAATTCTTTAGGTCAAATTTTTCATGGAGACATTGCTCGATATATGGCTGGAGATAATAGCGCTGGAAAACTTTCAGGAGGTTTCTTATTTAAAATGTATGGTTTACCTGGAGCAGCATTAGCTATTTGGTTTAATGCAGCAAAAAAAAATCAAGCAAAAATTGGTGGAATGATGATTTCAGCAGCTTTAACAGCATTTTTAACTGGAATTACTGAACCAATTGAATTCTCTTTTATTATGGTTGCTCCAATATTATATTTTATTCATTCAATATTAGCTGGATTAGCTTTTTCTTTATGTATATTATTAAATATGAAAGCAGGAACTAGTTTTTCTCATGGATTAATCGATTTTATTTTATTAAGTAAACATAGTAATAACATTTTATATTTTCCTATTATAGGAGTATTATATTCAAGTTTATATTTTATAATTTTTTCTACATATATAAAATTTTTTAATATAAAAACTCCCGGAAGAGAAAGTAATAAAGAAATAAAATCTACTAAAAATATTTATAAAAAAATTCCTATATTAATTAACTATTTAGGAAATAAAAAAAATATTGTAAACATTGATGCTTGTATTACAAGATTAAGAATTACTGTAATAAATGTACAAAAAATAAATAAAAAAGGATTAATTTCTTTAGGAGCTTCTGGAGTTTTTATTTCTGGATCAGGAGTACAAATTGTATTTGGAACAAAATCTGATAATATTAAAACTTTAATTGATGATTATTTAAAAAAAAAATTTTAAAATGAGAATAATATGATTAATAAAAAAAATATTTTTGAAAAAATAATTAAAAAAAAAAATCAAAAAAAATAGTTTATCAAGATAATTTAGTAACTGCATTTTATGATATACATCCTAAAGCTTTAATTCATATTTTAATAATTCCCAATAAATTTATAAAAAATTTAAATCATATCAAAAAAAATCATTTTAAATATATTAATAGAATGATAAAAGTAGCTATAAAAATTGCAAAAAAAAAAAATATACATAAAAATGGTTATAGAATCATAATAAATTGTAATAAGCATGGTGGTCAAGAAATAAAATATTTACATCTTCATTTATTAGGTGGTTGTAAATTAAAATCTATTTAAAATTGATAGAAATATTTTTATAAAAAATTTTAAGAGCTGAATCTTTCACCTAAAATTAATTTTTTTTAATTTAAATTAATTTTTATTATATAAGTTCAGCTCTTATAATTTTTAAAAAATAAAAAATAATATATTAATTAAAAAAATTTTTTGAAATATATTTAAAATTTTTTTAAAAAAATATATTAATAAAAATTTTTAAAATATATAAATATACTATGCAAACATTTTTTTAAAAAATATTTTTTATTTTTTTTAAAAAAATTAAAAATTAGCATTTTTTGGTACTCTAGGAAAAGGCGTAACATCTTTTATATTTTTTAAACCAGTTATATATAAAATAAATCTTTCTAAACCTAAACCAAACCCAGAATGAGGAACAGTTCCATAATTTCTTAAATCTTGATACCATTTATAAAATTTTGGATCTAAACCTAATTGTTGAATTCTTTTTTTTAATATTAAAGACCTTTCTTCTCTTTGAGAGCCTCCAATGATTTCTCCTACTTTTGGAAATATAAAATCTGCCCCAGATACAGTTTTTTTATCTTCATTTAATCGCATATAAAAAGCTTTTATTTCTTTAGGGTAATTTTTAATTACTATAGGGCTTTTAAAATATATATCAGTTAAATATTTTTCTTGATCAGAATTTAAATCTTGACCATAACAAATAGAATTAATCTCTTTATTTTTAGAAATTTTTAAAATTTTTAATGCTTCTGCGTAATTAATTATTACAAACTTTGAAGATAAAAATTTTTTTAATCTAGAATCTATTTTTGCATCAATATTATTTTTTAAAAAAAATATTTCTTCATGACATTTCTTTAAAACTTGAAAAATTACATATTTTAACATTTTTAATATTAACTTAATAATATCATTTAATGTTAAAAAAGCAGCTTCTACTTCTAACATCCAAAATTCTGATAAATGACGATTAGTATTAGAGTTTTCTGCTCTAAATGTAGGCCCTAAAGTATATACTTTAGATAAGGCGCAAGCATATGTTTCTAATGTAAGTTGTCCAGAAACAGTTAAAAATGTTTCTTTACCAAAAAAATCTTTTTTATAAAAATTATTATAGGAGAAATTTTTTTTTGTTATGTCAGATATATTTAATCTAGATACTCTAAACATATCTCCTGCTCCTTCTGCGTTTAATTCAGTAATAATCGGAGAAGGAACCCAATAATATTCTTTTTTCCATAAAAATTTATGAAATGATTGAAAAATAATATGACGAATTTTGGATACTGAATGAATAATTTTTGTTCGAATTCTTAAATGAGAAAATTCTCTTAAATGCTCCATAGTATGTATTTTAGGGGACATAGGATATGATGAAGAATTTTTTACCCAACCTAATACTTTAATCTTATATGCTTCAATTTCACATATATTATTATTTTTTAAAGAAATTATTACAAAACCTTTTATAGAAACAGAACATCCAGTAGTTAGCTTTAATATTTCAGAAAAATAATTCTTTAATTTTTTCTTAGCAATTATTTGAATAGAAGATAAACAAGAACCATCATTTATATCTATAAAAGAAATTCCAATTTTTGAACTACGTTTATTTTTAACCCATCCTTTAATAATAACTAAAGATTTTAAAAATTTTTTTTGATTTTTAAAAATTTCTGAAATAGAATAATGTTTGGGATTAAAATTCATTAAAAAAATTCCTTAAATATTATAAAAATTTTCTTTTTTTATTTTTATAAATTATACATATAATTTAATTATATATAAAAAAATAAAAAATTATTAGTTATTTTAAAATTTAAAAATAATTTTAATTAAACTATTTAAAAATAATAATATTAATAAAAAAAGAATTTTTAAAAAAATATAATTTTTAAAACAAATAATAATTTATTATTAAAATTTATTAATAATAAATAAAATATTCATAATAACTATATCATTATTCTATAGTGAAAAGCATGATTTATTCAATATTAAAAAAAATATTATTTAAAATAGATCCAGAAAAATCTCATTTCTTTACATTTGAATTATTAAAATTTTTTAATTATATAAACATAAAATTTTTTAATCAAAAAAAATATTTTTATAAACCTATCAAAATAATGGGATTAAATTTTAAAAATCATTTAGGATTGTCTGCTGGTTTAGATAAAAATGGAGATTATATTAATATATTATCAAATATGGGTTTTGGTTTTATTGAACTAGGATCTGTAACATTAAAGCCTCAAGAAGGAAATATTAAACCAAGAATTTTTAGATTATTAGAATCAGAATCTATTATTAATAGAATGGGATTTAATAATTATGGAATAGATTATTTAATTAAAAATCTTAAAAAATCTAAATTTGAAGGAATAATTGGAGTAAATATTGGAAAAAATTTTAATACTCCTATAAATTTAGCATTTTTAGAATATTCAAAATGTATTGAAAAAGTATATTTATATACTGATTATATTTGTATTAATATTTCTTCACCAAATACTAAAAATTTAAGAAAGTTACAATATGGAAAATTTTTTGAAAAAATTTTATATAAAATAAAAAAAAAACAACAAAAATTAAAAAAAAAATATAAAAAATATGTTCCAATTTTAATTAAAATATCTCCAGATTTAGATAACTTAGAAATAAAAAATATTTCTAAAAAATTAATTAAATATGAAATTGATGGTGTAATAGCAACTAATACCACCATAAAAAAATCAATTCTTAAAAATATTACTCATGGAACAGAAGAAGGTGGGCTGAGTGGACAAGAATTGCAACTAAAAAGTACATTAATTATAAAAAAATTAAAAAAATTTACAAAAAAAAAAATAGTTATTATTGGATCTGGAGGAA
Proteins encoded in this window:
- a CDS encoding RluA family pseudouridine synthase produces the protein MKKTKVLIIKIDSLDANQRIDNFLFKTYKKIPKSKIYKILRTGEIRVNKKRIKPRYKLKTQDLIRIPPLRIVLKKKIKINIKNKNQKKIKKSVLYEDKYILIINKPSGIAVHSGSGIKYGIIEILRFKKSKNDFIELVHRIDKNTSGVLILAKKKSILKMLQQQFLMKKIKKKYLTIVHGNWPKKKCFINEPIQRKISQKNKKLVFIHKDGKTSKTYFKIIKKFKNFTLLAAYPITGRTHQIRIHASHIGHPILFDDRYGNKKIENFINNKKIKKNILLHAYKIKFYHPKNKKKITIRAPLEKKFSDILDIIQKLNYNKIKI
- the asnS gene encoding asparagine--tRNA ligase, translated to MNFNPKHYSISEIFKNQKKFLKSLVIIKGWVKNKRSSKIGISFIDINDGSCLSSIQIIAKKKLKNYFSEILKLTTGCSVSIKGFVIISLKNNNICEIEAYKIKVLGWVKNSSSYPMSPKIHTMEHLREFSHLRIRTKIIHSVSKIRHIIFQSFHKFLWKKEYYWVPSPIITELNAEGAGDMFRVSRLNISDITKKNFSYNNFYKKDFFGKETFLTVSGQLTLETYACALSKVYTLGPTFRAENSNTNRHLSEFWMLEVEAAFLTLNDIIKLILKMLKYVIFQVLKKCHEEIFFLKNNIDAKIDSRLKKFLSSKFVIINYAEALKILKISKNKEINSICYGQDLNSDQEKYLTDIYFKSPIVIKNYPKEIKAFYMRLNEDKKTVSGADFIFPKVGEIIGGSQREERSLILKKRIQQLGLDPKFYKWYQDLRNYGTVPHSGFGLGLERFILYITGLKNIKDVTPFPRVPKNANF
- a CDS encoding acyltransferase domain-containing protein codes for the protein MIKINKLTKKKKKKISIIFSGQGNYSFSKIIKISKKYLEVVKIFKKSSKILKKNIWKIIYKKKKKFLQKNQYFQVINLITNLALYKIWKKYYKKKKYFYSFIFSGHSLGQYSALVASKSIKFADALKIVFFRGKLLKKKKGFMIVIFNEKKIKIKNLLNTNILKKLVSISNINSKKQIVIAGSKKIKKKIIFLLKKKNIKKFFQLPIKHPFHCISMKKFAKNFFNFINKFSFYKPKHFYIDSNLVNFLTNPKEIKKKLAKQIYTPVLWEKTIQFILTQNIDEILEIGLYPILSKFDKNKKIKFFKKIFNSFKI
- the tmk gene encoding dTMP kinase, which translates into the protein MKKGKFIVIEGIDGSGKNMACKILKKCFNKFRIKKKIFVRQPGSTKISEKIRNILKKNNKKEKLTKYSELLLLYAARSQLLENIIKPALKNDFWVVSNRHQLSSFAYQNGGNNIKEKYLKILNTLIKDKILPNLTIYLDITPKIALKRILFRKKKIDRIEKKSKKFFDSVRNKYLEKINLDKKKIFINTNNTLKNVQKNIKHKFEKWLKKYQI
- the ptsG gene encoding PTS glucose transporter subunit IIBC → MFKNMFAILQKIGKSLMLPVSVLPIAGLLLGIGSAHFEIVPKIVSSVMLESGNSIFSNMPLIFSMGIALGFTKNDGVAALSAVISYKIMEKTIFILLPLVSNELVNNSHLYSNDTGIFGGIIAGSIAAIMFNNFYKIQLPEYLGFFSGKRFIPIISGLCAIIIGYFLSIIWPCIGKIIQNFSEWAAYQNPMIAFGIYGTVERLLVPFGLHHIWNVPFQMQIGEYKNSLGQIFHGDIARYMAGDNSAGKLSGGFLFKMYGLPGAALAIWFNAAKKNQAKIGGMMISAALTAFLTGITEPIEFSFIMVAPILYFIHSILAGLAFSLCILLNMKAGTSFSHGLIDFILLSKHSNNILYFPIIGVLYSSLYFIIFSTYIKFFNIKTPGRESNKEIKSTKNIYKKIPILINYLGNKKNIVNIDACITRLRITVINVQKINKKGLISLGASGVFISGSGVQIVFGTKSDNIKTLIDDYLKKKF
- the fabG gene encoding 3-oxoacyl-ACP reductase FabG is translated as MKIKKKKVAIITGANSGIGKSILKKFIKKNIYVIGISRTKQGKIKINKIVKNNGKGIVLNVTNMFLIKKIFKEIYKKFKKIDILINNAGIISDSLLLNMKKKNWIKVINTNLNSIFYTSKIAIKYMLKNRYGRIVNIGSIIGNIGNTGQTNYSASKSALSGFTKSLALEVAKKNITVNIVSPGFIKTKIIKKINNKIKKKILKKIPLGKLGIPKNIANSVFFLCKKSSNYITGHNLHVNGGMLMK
- the rpmF gene encoding 50S ribosomal protein L32, whose product is MAVQKSKPTRSKRGMRRSHDSIKNSTLISFEKLSKEYHVRHHITKKGFYRGKKYLFLKKNDKN
- a CDS encoding ribonuclease E/G; its protein translation is MKKILIDIYHNKEVRIIWIKNNIINNLKINKLNENHRKYNIYKGTVDNINFGLEVIFVNYSFKKCGILPFSKIFNKNIINKNNKKYFYVNKKILKKNSVIIVQIIREEHLNKKAILTNIITLSGNYLILLINSKNLTTTIKFSKKINFKNIFFLKKIIKKLNIPKKMSLIVRFSSINRSFKELKNDFLNLLKKKKKIKNLTKNNIMLNTCKKNIFKECLQYCLKNNFKKIVINYKELYIFLHKKLLFLKRLDILEKIKIFNNTINLLKFYDLNTEFKSIFTKKVILPSGGNIFFDITEAIIVIDVNSSKCISKKNFESTALYTNLEAAYKISQQIKLRNLGGIIIIDFINMKYLISKKFLEISIKKFFKNDYSRIKLGKISKFGLFEFSRQKF
- a CDS encoding phosphopantetheine-binding protein, giving the protein MKKFRIKKTVKKIIKKCLNTKKKIKKKKLIRKDLKADSLDLIEIIMNVEEKFKINFSDKDSEKVTSVQSLINIIKKYYKK
- a CDS encoding YchF/TatD family DNA exonuclease; its protein translation is MFLIDSHCHLDKLNYKKNNSNPKKILKIAYLKKVKMILLVSTSLKNFKKIKKKFKKKFNNILYSCGIHPLNIKNIKDFYKIKKFCSKKMVSAIGETGLDYYYGQKSNILQKKIFRKHIRLGIKLNKPIIVHSRSAEKDTIKILQQENSEICGGILHSFNQNLNMLRNLLNLNFYISISGIITFKNSENLRKIIKFIPLNKLLIETDSPYLTPEPYRGKENNPSHINDIITFISKIIKIKKKKLSKIIKKNFFNLFKLKKIKKTYFI
- a CDS encoding DNA polymerase III subunit delta' C-terminal domain-containing protein; this translates as MSSYPWLDKIYKIIIQDYYKFNNCRSIIIKSAKNIGENQLIFSICKKILCLNSYKFNFCNICKSCLLIKNKNHPDLHILKKKKSSIGIDRTLKYIQKIIFTPKCSNFKILWVPEMNFLTESAISVFLKILENPPKNTWFFFNQNYSDFIKLTFKSRCFTYYIYPPNTKNSIDWFKKKKLNKKYNKEFLLSLKISENSPIQAKKFLNSSNFYKRKKFFKKIYLSIQKNNFITLISEFKKNKKKKIFWLCLIILDSIKSKLNKKIKLINFDQLSLIKLLKKKYSKKKLFLFIKYLNKTQFYIKNIKGIDKTFTILTILSILEKL